The Pseudomonas hefeiensis genomic sequence GTGCGACTTGGGGCAGGTTGCTGGCTTCGAGCGCTTTTCGTTGTTGTGCCAGGGCGGCGATGGTTTCGTCGCTGGCCATCGGTATGGTTTCAGGCGTGACCGGCGAACCCGGACGGGCCCGTTGCAGCCCTTTGACGATGATGGTGTCGTCCTTGCTCAGACCATTGCGCACGATGCGCAGGCCTTCGATCTTCGGCCCCAGTTCGACGGCGCGATACGCCGGCTTGTTGTCGGCGTCCATCACCAGCACGAATTTCTTGCCCAGGTCGGTACCGACAGCTTCGTCGTTGATCAGCACGGCCGAATAAGTGCCGCTGCCCACCAGCTTCAGTCGGGCATACAGCCCAGGGGTGTAGGCGCCATCCTTGTTGTCGAACACCGCGCGGCCACGGATGGTGCCGGTCTGCGGATTGACCTGGTTGTCGATGAAATTCATATGGCCCAGGTGCGGATTACCTTCCTCGTTGGACAGGCCCATGTAGACCGGAGTGGCCTGACCACGCTGGCCGTCGCGAGCGAGGCGGGTGTATTTGAGGAAGACACGCTCGTCGGCATCGAAGTAGGCGTAGACCTTGTCAGTGGACACCACGCTGGTAAGCGGCGTGACATCGGCGGTCACCAGGTTACCGGCGGTGATGTCCGCACGGCTGACGCGACCGCTGATAGGCGACGTGACCCGGGTGAAGCTCAGGTTCAGTTTGGCCAGGTCCAGTTGTGCCTGGATCGCCGCTGCCGCAGCACGGGCTTCCTGAGCAGCGCTGGTGCGCGAATCCGCCAGCTCGGCGGAGATGGCGTTGCTCAAACGCAGACGCTCGCCACGCTTGGCTTCGTTCTCGCTGCGGGTGGCGGTGGCTCGGGCC encodes the following:
- the mexE gene encoding multidrug efflux RND transporter periplasmic adaptor subunit MexE; translation: MEYSLSKLRFPLALMAVLVMSACGKTPDTAASMPAAKVSVAKVLEQPVNEWDEFTGRLEAPETVEIRPRVSGQIDNVAFTEGALVKKGDLLFQIDPRPFQAEVRRLDAQLAQARATATRSENEAKRGERLRLSNAISAELADSRTSAAQEARAAAAAIQAQLDLAKLNLSFTRVTSPISGRVSRADITAGNLVTADVTPLTSVVSTDKVYAYFDADERVFLKYTRLARDGQRGQATPVYMGLSNEEGNPHLGHMNFIDNQVNPQTGTIRGRAVFDNKDGAYTPGLYARLKLVGSGTYSAVLINDEAVGTDLGKKFVLVMDADNKPAYRAVELGPKIEGLRIVRNGLSKDDTIIVKGLQRARPGSPVTPETIPMASDETIAALAQQRKALEASNLPQVAPAKAAPESAGKLAAATPRG